From the genome of Cololabis saira isolate AMF1-May2022 chromosome 1, fColSai1.1, whole genome shotgun sequence:
AATAAAAGGCTGTctagatgaataaatacatttcatacATGATCAAAGCCAAACAACTTATGCAAAATTTACTTTACACATCACAGCTTCTTCAGCTTTTATGTTTCCATTTTCTGATTATTTATGTGAATTTATCACGGACTTTAACCCAGATCTACTTATCtatatattttgtttatttgcCAGGTCTTTCCAAAGCTGAGACTCAAGCCCTAACAAACTATGGCAGTggagaggatgaggatgatgaggaggaaataCAGGAGTTTGAAGCCGGACCTGTAGAAGTCCAAACGTCCTTGCAGGTTTCAGCTGACGGACAGGTGGAGCAAGAGGCCAGCGCCAAGGTGAGCCATGTAGAGAggtttttattttccattttcatCACCTCTTGTTGTCTCACCAAGGTTATTGTGCTGTACCTCAGGGAACAACCAGCAGTGAAATCCAGGAAATAGAAACTGAACAGAAGACTTCAGAGAATAATGATGGTGAGGCTTACTTGGTTATGTTAAGATGGGACCTACCAACAGTATACATTTCGTGGATCTgcttgactttttcttttttttgtaagggtaaaaaaaaaaacaaaaaaaaacctccggTCTTAGTTTacctatttttttctattttgctCAGATCAGCAagtcaggactgtctcagaaaattagaatattgtgattttctgtaatgcaattacaaaaacaaaaatctcatacattctggattcattacaaatcaactgaaatattgcaagccttttattattttaatattgctgatcatggcttacagcttaagaaaactcaaatatcctatctcaaaaaattagaatattcttggaatcttaatcttaaaccgaaagccataatcagcaatattaaaataataagaggcttgcaatatttcagttgatttgtaatgaatccagcatgtatgacatttttgtttttttaattgcattacagaaaataaagaactttatcacaatattcaaattttctgaaacagtcctgtacatttcgtgcactttttctttttttttaaagggtaaaaaaaagttagtttacctatttttttttttctattttgcaGAGATCAGCAAGTCAGCCGGGACTGTAAGCTCTACAGTACAGCTCCACACTGGGCTGGAGAGCCAGAGCCCTGAGGAGGAAAGTAAAGctgaagcagctgctgcagctgaggGAGACTCTGCCGTCCCCCAGAGTCCACACGTCCCCAAGGAGTCGACCACCACCAGTAGCCCCAACACAGACTCGCCCGTCCTCGTCAGTGTAGACGTAAGTCCACGTCTGCAGATGCTACTGTACTTTCATTGAATTTTGTCAGTATATTTGTGCTGGCTCTTAAGGATttgtatgcaaatattattatcAGTGGTTTGATTTAACTGTTGCAGGAGATTGGATCAGGTAACACAAGCCAAAGGTCTGATGAGGAAGATTTTGTCAAGGTGGATGACTTACCACTGCAGCTCACCGTCATGTGTGAGGTGTGTAATCAGAAAGAtagggattttatttttctttcttctttttaactGTTGCTTGTCACCTTGAATAAAACCAACTCAGACCCttaggagggagggagggaattAAAGTGAAGTGAAATAGAATCATAACAACTTTGAATCAATTGGagtatactgtaattatattatgtattataattggacCGCTTTGGACTTTAATTAAAATTGCATTGatcgtttttacttttttctctggctctatacaaataaagtgaatGCGAATTCAATTTTTATCCATCTAATGCTGTAAAGCTTTATTAATTTTAGAAGTTCAAGTCCTTTTAATCTacacaaaatgaaaaagagTCATAAAGTCCCAGTGAATGGGTCTGCATGTATTGATGCTGTGTGTTCTGTAATATTATCAGGAGGAGCTTCAAAAGAGAAtagtggaggagcagcagaatAACAGCCTCTCTGTGGAAATCCTGAAAGGCAACGCTGAACTGATGATTGGGCTGGTGGGAAACGCACAGGCACTGAAGGAACCAGGTGTGTGTTTGTCAAAtagctgtttttttctgtacTATAACCAGTTGGTCTTTTTTAGTATTAATTATaatttttggtttctttttcaGAGACTGTTGGTGCCCAGAATGTATAAGGAGATATAGAGATTTTTCAAACTGCTGTTTTTAGTAACATGATAGTTAAACCCTCAGTCTGATCTGTATGATTGTTGCTTCCTAATGTGCTAGTTTAAAGAAGCAAAGTTACACCTTAGTTGTTACAAATTAGTTGTGACAGTTGCAGACAACAGCTACAAATTGTCAACACTTTAAGTTCTTTTTATTCCTGAATGTTTAGTGATATTTCTTGATCATAGGGAGTGTAGTTATCTCTTGCTGCTGATCACCAGCTGTAAGTCTGTGTTTGAATTTCTGTTGTGCTAAAACCACTGTTCATACCTGCCTTAATATTCTTCATGGTTCTGGGATCAGTTTGacatcaatgttttttttttgttttatttttcttggccTTTCCCTGCTCTTGTACGACTCATCTTTTCTGCACACGAGTTCTATTTATAGATTATAGCAGGATGAAAGTTCAGTCATAACCTGACTGAAATCTGCTAattgttccttttttccacCCTAAGTTCTGTAACTTTTATTCCCTCTGACATCTTTTTACACGGTTCTGCTGTTAATGTTTAAGACGTGCATGATTTTCATTTTAACAGACTTTTCACTACAATACTAAGATTTCATTAATAAAATGctggaactttaaaaaaaaaaaagaaaaatgctgttCTGTATTTATATATGGGCTGACACtgtagtgttttgtttttcccccctctcacctcgtccacctttttaATCTACATTACTTTTAGCGTAGTGTTTTTCGGAAATAACTTTGTTTTACATAATACATGTACTAGTAGCTGAGGCAATAATGACAAATTGGATCAATACTGGCCTGCTGCTGAATGGTTGGTCAATGCCTTTTCAGACTTTGGCAAACCAGAGGTAGGAAAGAGAGGGCTTAACTTCTGCTTTCAGCGGAAACATACAAATGACACTTTCATAAGTTTGAGGAAATGAAAGCATTTTTGCATCCAGTTCCTCATCGCTGAGCTTGGCCTTCATAAATTAATagttttctgcctttttttttgtcttatggTAATGTAATAAATGAACTTGAGgttgttttaataaaaaaatgattaacTTATTTGTAAAGTGTGTTTTAATAAATCAATGTTCTTTCAAATTAATGCAGCCAGCTCACATTTTAGAAATGGCATTTAAAACAAGCAGAGCATCACATTTGTAAATCCCTTTATTAGTCAtcgaaaaagggaaaaatgaaGTAAGTGGAAGTAATGCACATTTGTCAGTATCAGTTGGTGAAATGAATAGCacgtttggggaaaaaaaagggtccCTCAACCACAGAAACTCTACTgcaacaatacaaatataattgTAGTCAAAGACGAGTTACATTTACAGGTTTGATTCTTTGGTGATGAAGATTTAATATCTTCAGAGGTTACAGTAAATCTTTACTCTGCAAAAAACAAATCCCAGAAGTCAAAAATAACAGTCTCACGAACCGGTTCGTATCATTTACAGTGCAAACACTTGAAGCTCAGATTGATGCTAAAATCAGTTTAGTTTTTCTCCACGTAGTGCAACATAACCACAGGAGCTGGTGTTCAGAGGATCACCACGGCATGCACGGGTTTGGACAGTCACGGATGTACGACTCCAGTTTGCCTTCAGATACTTGCATCAGTGTGGTGTATGTGGTCAGctgaaaagacagaaaaacatgATTATAACATGCACACATCAACTATATCAAGCTTGTCATGTATAAATGAAAAACGCTCACCTTGTTTAGCACTGGTTTGGTTGAGAGCACATCATACAGAGCATTCAATGAGATGTTCTGTAAAAGAAGTGACAGATCAGCTGTGTTGTGAAACAGGACATTTGCACGATCAAAGTTCAGTCCTAAAAGCATCACAAGACTCGCGCGACAAAGCTGTGACCAATCCTCAGTACTCACCGTCTGTGTGGTCTGGTTCATGCACTTCATGGCAGGAGTCCTGCGGTCATCCAGGAAGAAAGGCTCCTTCCAGTGGTCATAGTTTGTTTCCAGAACGTACCACCGGCCCAGCTTCAGGTCAATCCTGAGGTTCAATAAGTCATTGAAAACATCAATATGTGACCTGAAgccacagaaaaactcccacgtgaaacagtaaaaatcaaatgacaagatgtcattagttcctgtttgaggaaaaagttcACATGATGAACACGTCAGAGACTTGTGATCAACTTCTTCCACCATCTTCACTTTTAACGGGGAACTGGCATACAGTCTTAACAAGCAGAGTTCTGAAAATGTATCATCAAAGAATCATGGCTGACATGAAATGCTCTAAAACGCTGAGCTTCAGTACTTACTCCAAGACATCTATGCTGAGCAGTCTGGACCTGGTGATGATGCAGCCCTGTCCTGTTTGATTTCCTCCCAGGATGAAGTATGCTGGAGCGAGCAGCTTGGTCTGAGCCAGCTGGTTTTTGGCTTCCTCATAGCTGGCGGGATCAGGATAAGACTTAATATTCAGTTGAAATACACAAACATGGAACATATGTTCTGTCCAGGGTGTTGAAGGATCCCGTTGAGATTTaagttactttaaaaaataaatgtctgtttttctaATAATTATGTTTTTCTAAAATACTACTGCATGTTACACAATATTTACTGCTTATATGTTGAAACATTGATGGACAACAATTGGTGGCCAAAAACTGCTCAGCTAAAGGAGGATACCTGATTGCATTCTCGAGGACAGATCGAGTGAGAAAGCTCATCCACATCCCATCTCTTTGTCCCAAGATCCACTCCAAGATTCCTGAAAGTGAGCAGGTTAAATGTGGTGGCAAGAAAACACTTCATAGTGCATGTGTCAAAACTGCGACTAAAAACCCACCAATGTATCCTCCATCAAGGCTGAAGCGCTCGTTCATAGTCAGAGTAAAGGCTTTCTGGAAGACaggaaagacatttttttatcttttttttcagaacCGAAACTGCAAAGAGCATGCACAGCTCAAACGCTTTTTCCAGCCTTCTGTGATGTTTAATGCTGACTGAGTCTTCAGTCCCGACATGAAAAGACTTACAGGCTTGATGCCAGTCAGCATGCCAACGTATCCAGCAAAGTTCGTGGACTTAAACACCGTCTGGTTCTTCCTCTTGAAGTCAAGGTTGACCACCAGAGGCTTTAGCTTCTCGCTGATCGTCCACGACTTGTTTTTCGCATCCCAGCTGCAAAGAGGCACAAGTTCTTTAACACACCTGAGCCCAGACTTTGCTTATACATTTAAAGTACAGGAACTGTGATGTTCTTACCCCATAAATAATCCAAAGTCTAAATTTCTTCCATGATACAGATGACCTGCAAGAGTGAAGCATTTCAGAAAtttcaataaactttattttcatatataTCAGCGGCTTTGACAAAACTGGACGTGTCCGGCTGATTCACCCTTTTCATCTTCTGCTACAACAGATGTACACACGGTGAACACCTCATAGAAGACATTGAACAAGACAACttcacctaaaaaaaaaaaggacagaaaTCGGTAGGGCTTTTATTTCCCCCTTTGCATCTCATagaattgatttttttaatcattcattGACTTTATTTTACCAAGTGGAACCCCTGAAACAGCCGCGATTCCTTTGATTTCATCTTTAAATGGGTTTGGTAGCGTTTCCACCATTAAAGGCTGCAGAAGAGAAAACACAATATACTCTTTTaaaaaatcttttaaaaaaatgtcatggTGATGGTTAAAATATACACAAGATTCACCGGAGAAACACATTTCAGAGTATAAAATAACCCCCACCAGTGTGATGTCAACCAGCTCTATCAGCCTTCCACTGGGCACAAAAGCATCGGCCAAGTCTTTGATGGCCTGAACCATGGCCACCAGCTGAAAAAAGGACGTCTTCAGTTAATGTTTCTGCATGACCTGGAATGTACTTTGCAGAACTTTGCAATTGTCTTACatcattttttttgtcagtgATCACTTCTGTCCATCTCTTTGTGGGCGGCAGGTCGAGGTCCACTGTGTACCAACCGACAGGTCCTCTCAACCTGGTAAGAAGAGATCAAGTATGCCGTTCACAGCATTATTAATGGTCATTGCAACGAATTGATTTTGAACATCATGAACATAAAATAtagagaaagttgtttctggatGTTATGTCTATTGACATTTGGAGAAAACATCAACAAACCAGAGTGCTAACTCCTCCATCCAATACTCTTCAAGAAAAGATGCCCCATCGTAAATACACTTTTCAGAAGTGAAACCAAATCCATAGTCATGAACCCTTCCCCTGCCTTTGACTGGCTGGAGGAATGTTTGTTTTAGTTCTGGAGGCCAGGTTTGATCGTCTCCAGGCCACAGAGCCATGGGAGTGTATGAAGACTTCTTCTTATTAGGAATTAAGAGATAGGCAGCAAGCAGATGGTGAATAGATAGTCCCATATCGCAACAAAAAGTGTTCTGGGTTACAAATCAAGTAAAAATATCTTACCTTACCTTTAACTGAGCACATTTAATATTACCAATAAATCATGTTTTCATAAAGCAACTAGTCAGTTATGCTGCCTTCAAGTACTGTAAATATTAATGTTGCCAATTAAAGTAAAAGGCTAGATGGGAAGAAACACTTTGACATCAATGATTCAAGTCCTACAGATAGCTAGGAATCATGTGGTATGCTTGTATGTGGTTACTATTAGAAAACAAGATAACAAAAAACGTGGTTATAAAGGAAATGCGCACATCTTGAC
Proteins encoded in this window:
- the asah1b gene encoding acid ceramidase gives rise to the protein MNIHGFLVLAALLSVTSTQFVPPFTEDCRTNMYPPNGPTLRGPVGWYTVDLDLPPTKRWTEVITDKKNDLVAMVQAIKDLADAFVPSGRLIELVDITLPLMVETLPNPFKDEIKGIAAVSGVPLGEVVLFNVFYEVFTVCTSVVAEDEKGHLYHGRNLDFGLFMGWDAKNKSWTISEKLKPLVVNLDFKRKNQTVFKSTNFAGYVGMLTGIKPKAFTLTMNERFSLDGGYIGILEWILGQRDGMWMSFLTRSVLENAISYEEAKNQLAQTKLLAPAYFILGGNQTGQGCIITRSRLLSIDVLEIDLKLGRWYVLETNYDHWKEPFFLDDRRTPAMKCMNQTTQTNISLNALYDVLSTKPVLNKLTTYTTLMQVSEGKLESYIRDCPNPCMPW